A region of the Neomonachus schauinslandi unplaced genomic scaffold, ASM220157v2 HiC_scaffold_943, whole genome shotgun sequence genome:
tacccctccccccagcttgtgctctctctctctctctcttgctttctcaaataaaatattttaaaagtaaaaaaataaaaaagaatttaaaaaagaaagaaaaatgaaggtcaTATTTGTAGCATAGTAAAATGGAATAGATtgtgttttatgaaaaaaattttaaaccctgATTATAttatccttttcttgtttttccaagGACTGGTGAAGACTTCCTAACAGACCAGCACCAGTCTGAAGACCATTGTTTGGAAACCTCAGGAGATGTTTTGTAAGGTCCCTTCTGGCTCAGGCTTCCAGGATTAAAATAAGGATCATTAGGACCTATTTTCCCTCTTAGTGTGTTAGTCCTCAAAATAGCTGACTGGGTGCTTAGAATGGCCCTTTTGCAAGGGCACCATGAACTCCAGTGTTGGTGCCCTACTTGGACTCACTCTttgattttttccaaatttatatctccttCTCACCCTGCCTGCCAAACTCCCACACCCTCTCATCCCAACAAGCACACTTAAACAATTCACCAAAATTACGTAGGAAAATCAAGGAAcactttttaaggattttgaaaCTGGCTGCTATAAAGATATCCGTACACTAGGATCCTGTAAGCTCACCCTTTGGACTCTACCCTAAAAATACACTTGAATAGAAGCACTAAACACGACTTTGATGTGgtagggctgctggaggggaagtaGTCAGAGACCCGCCCAGAGTgggaggggccagggagaggaCTGGGAACAGCCCTCGCCCCACCCCCGCTGGGCTGGCCCCGCCCCTCGCACgagaccttttttaaaaagcacggGCGCGCCTTGCGCAGGCGCACTGCCGCTTGAACCTTAGCCGCGCATGCGCAGTGGTGGTAGGATGGCGGAGGTGGTCTCGTTTGCAGTTCCCCGCGAAAGCGACAAAACCTTGCTGGTGTGGGAGGTGAGTTCTGGGTCCACGGCCGAGGCTTCGCATGTGAGCCCagtcaggagggagggagggatggagaacGCCGtgtgtcttcccccccccccgtgaCTGGGAGCCCTGGTGTCTGGCCTTAGCCTCACGCGCCTCGTAGTCTCCGCCGTGAGGAATCTTAGTTCTAGAGGGGACCTCAGCAGTCTGTCAGCCCCAACAGATTTCTGAGAGGTAACTCTCAACAGCCAGCACATGTTGCCTTCTAATGCTTCTCGAATCTTAAGATTTCAGAGGGAGACCTGTTCATGAAATGAGAAGAGCTTGGGGTTGTATGTGCAGAAGGGTTTAGGGAATATAAGGGAACGGGCAGTTTTGGTTTCTGGGCGTGAAATTTCATGCACTTACTTGGCGTGGGACCACCCCACAGCATTCTCTGTTCACAGTATTCTCCCAGTTTGGCCTTCTGTATTCGATCCGAGTCTTCCCAAACGCTGCAGTGGCCCGTCCTGGTTTCTATGCCATCATGAAGTTTTATTCAGCAAGGGATGCTCACAGAGCTCAAATGGCATGCCACGAGAAGCATCTTTTTCAGAATTCTCCAGTGCAGGTGGGTCCAAAGAGGAAATTCCTAACTCCCCTGGGACGGAGTGCTGAATTCCGTTAAAATAGACTAGCATTTGTGCAGCACTCTGATTTACAGAATGCTTTCACATGCATTGCTACATCGACCCTCCGGTTTccctgagtttttgtttgtttgcttttttttagaCGAAGGAACCCGAACTGAAGACAGTTAAGTGACTTACTTACAGTTCATGATAATAACTGGAAGCTAGAGATCAAACCCCAACTTACTGATATTAAACCCCGTGGCATTTTATCCTGCCCTTTAATTTAAGAAATCTTAACAGGAAGAGTCTTGCTTATATTTACTATTATGTGGATTTAAAATGacaaatctaggggtgcctgggtggc
Encoded here:
- the RDM1 gene encoding RAD52 motif-containing protein 1, which gives rise to MAEVVSFAVPRESDKTLLVWEVSSGSTAEASHHSLFTVFSQFGLLYSIRVFPNAAVARPGFYAIMKFYSARDAHRAQMACHEKHLFQNSPVQ